One part of the Arthrobacter sp. EM1 genome encodes these proteins:
- a CDS encoding helix-turn-helix domain-containing protein: protein MSSLTKEPVGPRNYTPEQGAEFFVVFDRLRSTPETAMELGLNAAICAGWVRKAGLKSLGKSGARPYRGRDEYFLLRKTGVSRRMAAKAAGVHPRTAEEWVYGFRKSNGRRIYPDGRVVDYKRGVTTLTSPAATTGTAFAPPTSVSALEKLLDLRFLSVQEREMIRDLKASGSSLRAIARALGRSASTTSRELGRNADALMGYLPHGAHRKAAARRARPNSANLAGELDLRDYVKVKLLIRWSPEQISHTLVEKFPNQPEMRVSPETIYQALYVQARGGLKREIQAALRTGRTRRKHHQSGEQRTSRFVDPMVMISERPPEIEDRVSVMVEN, encoded by the coding sequence GTGTCGTCTTTAACGAAAGAACCTGTCGGCCCGAGGAATTACACACCGGAGCAGGGGGCTGAGTTCTTCGTCGTGTTCGACCGGCTCAGGAGCACCCCGGAGACAGCCATGGAGCTCGGACTAAACGCGGCCATCTGCGCCGGATGGGTCCGCAAGGCCGGGCTGAAGAGCCTTGGCAAATCGGGGGCGCGCCCCTACCGGGGACGGGATGAATACTTTCTGTTGCGTAAGACTGGTGTGAGCCGGCGGATGGCGGCAAAGGCTGCCGGAGTGCATCCCAGGACCGCCGAGGAGTGGGTTTACGGGTTCCGTAAGTCCAATGGCCGACGCATTTACCCGGATGGTCGGGTGGTCGATTACAAACGTGGTGTGACCACTCTGACTTCTCCGGCCGCTACGACTGGAACGGCATTCGCCCCTCCGACATCTGTATCGGCACTCGAGAAGCTCCTCGATCTGCGGTTCCTCAGCGTGCAGGAGCGGGAGATGATTCGGGACCTGAAAGCCTCGGGTTCGTCGCTGAGGGCGATCGCCCGCGCGCTGGGCCGATCGGCTTCAACGACCAGCCGCGAGCTGGGCCGAAATGCCGATGCCCTGATGGGCTATTTGCCACACGGGGCGCATCGGAAAGCCGCTGCCCGGCGGGCACGACCCAACTCGGCCAACCTTGCTGGCGAGTTGGACCTGCGCGACTACGTGAAGGTCAAGCTGCTCATACGCTGGTCTCCGGAGCAGATCAGCCACACCCTAGTCGAAAAGTTCCCCAACCAACCGGAGATGCGTGTGAGTCCAGAGACGATTTATCAAGCCCTCTACGTCCAGGCGAGAGGCGGACTCAAACGCGAAATACAGGCCGCGCTGCGCACGGGTCGGACCCGCCGGAAGCACCACCAGAGCGGGGAACAGCGCACCTCCAGGTTCGTGGACCCGATGGTCATGATTTCCGAGCGTCCACCCGAGATTGAGGACCGCGTGTCGGTGATGGTCGAAAACTGA
- a CDS encoding ABC transporter permease — protein MSSELSLAGAGAGLADVYRRRYLLRLLVAKELTVRYRGSILGILWSYVKPGIQFGVFYFALGIFLGQSKGTENYAVYLFSGIILINFFTEALSNASRSMVANGGLIKKIYLPRELFPVASVWVAAVHFFPQLLVLLIACVFTGWQPNMLQILVAIPAFLLVALLAIGLGLLFGAANVYFRDAENLVDLLLMVATWASPVLYSWTQVRAALGPTLTFVYQMNPITIAVEAFHYAFWFPTTDGTAELPPNLLTIWLPAGLVVGLLTVVAGQLTFRRLEGRFAQEL, from the coding sequence ATGAGTTCTGAGCTTTCGCTTGCTGGGGCTGGTGCGGGACTGGCAGATGTTTACCGACGGAGGTATCTTCTCCGGCTCCTGGTCGCCAAGGAGCTAACGGTCCGGTACCGCGGATCGATATTGGGTATTCTGTGGTCCTACGTCAAGCCCGGCATCCAGTTCGGCGTCTTCTACTTCGCTCTTGGCATCTTCCTTGGACAAAGTAAGGGGACCGAAAACTACGCGGTCTACCTGTTTTCGGGAATCATCCTCATCAACTTCTTCACCGAAGCCCTGTCGAACGCATCCCGTTCCATGGTGGCCAACGGCGGCCTGATCAAGAAGATCTACCTACCGCGGGAGTTGTTTCCGGTAGCGTCGGTGTGGGTGGCTGCGGTGCATTTCTTCCCTCAACTTCTCGTACTCTTGATCGCTTGTGTCTTCACGGGGTGGCAGCCGAATATGCTGCAGATTCTTGTAGCCATCCCGGCGTTCTTGCTCGTGGCGCTGCTTGCCATTGGGCTGGGACTCCTTTTCGGTGCAGCAAACGTCTACTTCAGGGACGCGGAAAACCTCGTCGATCTTCTTCTGATGGTGGCAACGTGGGCCTCTCCGGTCCTCTACTCGTGGACTCAGGTCCGCGCGGCGTTGGGGCCAACACTTACGTTCGTTTACCAGATGAACCCGATAACCATCGCCGTGGAGGCCTTCCACTACGCTTTCTGGTTCCCTACCACCGACGGCACTGCCGAACTGCCGCCCAACTTGCTCACCATTTGGCTGCCGGCCGGACTGGTCGTGGGCCTGCTTACCGTCGTGGCGGGACAGCTGACCTTCCGCCGCCTCGAAGGCCGATTTGCTCAGGAACTCTAG
- a CDS encoding tyrosine-type recombinase/integrase encodes MTLIAPTLQMFFTDRLTQQRQASPRTIAAYRDALKLLLEFIHARTGKSPSQLDWDDLNATTISGFLTHLENERHNSVRTRNVRLTAIRSLFSYAALRHPEHALLIQRVLAIPPKRFDKRTVTFLTAPEIDALVAAPDQSRWEGRRDRALMLLAIQTGLRVSELTGLNCTDVTLGAGANVRCEGKGRKQRAVPITTPVEGLLRSWLAERAGKPHEPVFPTRTGRRLSRDAVALRVSTHAATAARTCPSLSGKKIHPHVFRHSCAMTLLQAGVDTSVIALWLGHAGVRSTDAYVHADITIKEKALALTTPASASPGRYHPPDKILAFLESL; translated from the coding sequence ATGACGCTGATCGCACCCACACTGCAGATGTTCTTCACCGACCGGCTCACCCAACAGCGCCAAGCCAGCCCGCGGACCATCGCCGCCTACCGCGACGCCCTGAAGCTGCTCCTGGAGTTCATCCACGCACGGACCGGCAAGTCGCCATCACAACTGGACTGGGACGACCTGAACGCGACCACAATCTCAGGATTCCTTACCCACTTGGAGAATGAACGGCACAACAGCGTCAGAACCCGCAACGTCCGCCTGACAGCCATCCGCTCACTTTTCTCCTACGCCGCGTTGCGTCATCCCGAGCATGCGCTGCTGATCCAGCGTGTCCTCGCCATCCCGCCGAAGCGGTTCGACAAGCGCACAGTGACATTCCTGACCGCACCCGAGATCGACGCCCTCGTCGCGGCCCCGGACCAGTCCAGATGGGAAGGACGGCGCGACAGGGCCCTGATGCTCCTCGCCATCCAGACCGGACTGCGGGTCTCCGAACTCACAGGCCTGAACTGCACCGATGTCACGCTGGGCGCCGGCGCGAACGTCCGATGCGAAGGCAAAGGACGCAAACAACGCGCCGTTCCAATCACCACTCCCGTCGAAGGACTGCTGCGTTCCTGGCTGGCCGAACGAGCCGGAAAACCCCACGAGCCAGTGTTCCCGACCCGCACCGGGCGGCGGCTCAGCCGCGACGCCGTCGCGCTGCGGGTCAGCACCCACGCAGCGACCGCTGCCCGAACATGTCCGTCGCTATCGGGCAAGAAAATCCACCCTCACGTGTTTCGTCACAGCTGCGCGATGACCTTGCTCCAAGCCGGGGTCGACACCTCGGTGATCGCCCTCTGGCTCGGCCACGCCGGAGTCCGTTCCACCGACGCCTACGTCCACGCCGACATCACCATCAAGGAGAAAGCCCTCGCCCTCACCACCCCGGCATCCGCCAGCCCTGGCCGATACCACCCACCCGACAAGATCCTCGCGTTCCTCGAGAGCCTGTAA
- a CDS encoding tyrosine-type recombinase/integrase produces MSALEQDLAGYLQLRRSLGHEMAEARWLLPGFVAFLDTRGASTVTIEAALDWAQQSPTGQPTTVGPRRMTAARGFARYLTGIYPGTEIPPLGLMPHRQRWRRPFIYSTADIEALMNHARVLIRSPLRAATYETLVGLLAAGGLRIGEAIKLDRSDIDWTGSVLLIRESKFGKSRLVPLHSTAMEALSAYAQLRDELEPRPKEPSFFVSQTHKRLCYAAVCPTFRHLVDAAGIGTGAPSAPRLHDLRHTFAVRTLLGWYRTGEDVQAKLPWLSTYLGHREPASTYWYLSAAPELLALAAARQNTGWTAVRS; encoded by the coding sequence GTGAGTGCGTTGGAGCAGGATCTCGCGGGTTACCTGCAACTGCGTCGTTCGCTCGGACACGAAATGGCCGAGGCCCGTTGGTTGCTGCCAGGCTTCGTGGCTTTTCTGGACACCCGCGGAGCGTCCACGGTGACCATAGAAGCGGCACTGGACTGGGCGCAGCAATCCCCGACAGGCCAGCCGACGACCGTGGGGCCGCGACGGATGACGGCAGCCCGCGGGTTCGCCCGCTACCTGACCGGCATTTACCCCGGCACGGAGATCCCGCCGCTGGGTCTGATGCCGCACCGGCAAAGATGGCGCCGACCGTTCATCTACTCCACAGCCGACATCGAGGCACTGATGAACCACGCCCGCGTCTTGATCCGATCGCCGCTGCGGGCCGCGACCTACGAGACCCTGGTTGGCCTGCTGGCAGCGGGTGGTCTGCGGATCGGCGAGGCAATCAAGCTTGACCGCAGCGACATCGACTGGACCGGGAGCGTGCTGCTGATCCGCGAATCCAAATTCGGCAAATCCCGGCTGGTTCCACTCCACAGCACTGCCATGGAAGCACTGAGCGCCTACGCCCAACTCCGCGACGAGCTCGAACCCCGACCGAAGGAGCCAAGCTTCTTCGTGTCCCAGACGCACAAACGCCTCTGCTACGCGGCCGTATGCCCGACATTCCGGCATCTGGTCGATGCCGCCGGTATCGGGACCGGGGCACCCTCGGCTCCGCGGCTTCACGATCTCCGGCACACGTTCGCGGTCCGAACCCTGCTCGGCTGGTATCGCACCGGCGAGGACGTGCAGGCGAAACTCCCATGGCTATCGACCTACCTCGGCCACCGCGAACCGGCATCCACCTACTGGTATCTTTCGGCTGCGCCGGAACTGCTCGCCCTGGCCGCGGCACGCCAGAATACCGGCTGGACGGCGGTGCGATCATGA
- a CDS encoding DUF6541 family protein, whose product MPLNEKALEDFLSWSSTIPHVLAGLAILFVPGLLVLWASRVRGVAMVAVSAPVTVSIAAVAALVAPVLGLRWSLVPVAIVTVVVAVVALGVTRLALKNEAVNEPRRINWLAGAGHTVAILTAAFLIGRRLLAVFGTPESFSQTFDNVFHLNAVRYILDTGSGSSFTVSSMTGGTFYPSAWHDIVSLLAGVTGASVPVAVNVTNLIVGSVVWPLGCIFLAHTLLGNRVVVSVAAGVLSAAFGAFPLLLLDFGVLYPNFLGNALLPVALGLALQALGLGYQLPQSRTVVWLLFLAALPGLTLAHPSSMMALLALLLSPLLYLWFRTALRLWVRSPKRWLALAGMVAVLAAGLGALVVAWKAVRPVEAAATWQPFESTGRAIGEVITSSGIGRSVSWVVMILAVAGVVSLILRQKQLWLVGMYLVMASLFVVVASAEFGPVRTFFTGVWYNDPPRLASLLPLVTLPLAAVAAVRCWDKWIVPMVVGRPVITTIRPESRRAALRGFALVIVGAVVTGLLGFGTQQANVREAQSAATPGYRLTEDAPLVSPDELALIQRLPAEVPAGATMVGNPWNGSALAYAFSGRKLLQLHLLGEVPSDATKIFDGLNEANSDPTVCPVIRRLQIGYVLDFGHQEIRGWDHGYRGLDDLVTDGVAKLVDSEGQARLFKLTACGQ is encoded by the coding sequence TTGCCGTTGAACGAAAAAGCTTTGGAGGATTTCTTGTCCTGGTCATCGACAATCCCGCATGTTCTCGCGGGACTGGCAATCCTGTTTGTGCCAGGCCTCCTGGTTTTATGGGCGAGTAGAGTCCGCGGTGTGGCGATGGTCGCGGTGTCCGCGCCGGTCACCGTTTCGATCGCAGCAGTCGCCGCGCTCGTGGCGCCGGTCCTAGGGCTGCGTTGGTCGCTCGTTCCGGTCGCCATAGTGACAGTTGTCGTCGCCGTCGTGGCGCTGGGGGTAACCCGGCTAGCGTTAAAAAATGAAGCGGTCAACGAACCGCGACGCATTAATTGGCTCGCTGGTGCCGGTCACACCGTTGCCATACTCACAGCAGCGTTCCTTATCGGACGACGGCTCCTCGCCGTGTTCGGCACCCCAGAGTCTTTTTCCCAGACGTTCGACAACGTCTTCCACCTCAACGCGGTGCGGTACATCCTCGACACCGGATCGGGGTCATCGTTCACGGTCAGTTCGATGACGGGGGGGACGTTTTATCCCTCGGCCTGGCACGACATAGTCTCGCTGCTTGCAGGCGTAACCGGCGCGAGCGTCCCGGTAGCGGTAAACGTAACTAACCTGATCGTGGGATCTGTTGTCTGGCCTTTGGGCTGCATCTTCCTCGCTCACACGCTTCTAGGTAACCGCGTCGTCGTCAGCGTCGCCGCAGGTGTGCTATCAGCTGCTTTCGGTGCTTTTCCGCTGCTTCTTCTGGACTTCGGTGTCCTGTATCCAAATTTCCTGGGCAACGCTCTCCTGCCGGTGGCACTTGGACTGGCCCTTCAGGCCCTGGGACTCGGTTATCAGCTTCCGCAGTCCAGGACCGTGGTTTGGCTACTATTCCTCGCGGCGCTGCCCGGTTTGACGCTGGCGCATCCGAGCAGCATGATGGCTCTTCTAGCCCTGTTGCTTTCCCCCTTGCTCTACCTCTGGTTCCGCACTGCCCTGCGGCTGTGGGTGCGCAGCCCGAAACGATGGCTGGCCTTAGCCGGCATGGTCGCGGTGTTGGCGGCGGGACTGGGCGCGCTGGTCGTTGCATGGAAGGCCGTACGCCCAGTGGAGGCCGCGGCAACCTGGCAGCCCTTCGAGAGCACGGGCCGTGCGATCGGCGAGGTGATCACGAGCTCGGGTATCGGCCGGTCCGTTTCCTGGGTGGTTATGATCCTGGCGGTTGCCGGGGTTGTGTCGCTAATCTTGCGGCAAAAGCAGTTGTGGCTGGTCGGCATGTACCTCGTGATGGCCAGTCTGTTCGTCGTTGTGGCGTCAGCGGAATTCGGGCCTGTGCGGACCTTCTTCACGGGGGTCTGGTACAATGATCCGCCCCGTCTTGCCTCCCTTTTGCCTTTAGTGACTTTGCCGCTCGCGGCGGTGGCGGCGGTCCGGTGCTGGGACAAGTGGATCGTGCCGATGGTCGTCGGACGGCCGGTCATAACCACAATCCGGCCTGAATCGCGGCGGGCCGCGCTGAGGGGTTTCGCCCTGGTGATCGTAGGCGCAGTCGTGACCGGACTTCTCGGCTTTGGCACACAGCAGGCAAACGTCCGGGAAGCGCAGTCAGCCGCAACTCCCGGATATCGACTGACTGAGGATGCGCCCTTGGTTTCGCCCGATGAGCTGGCACTGATCCAGAGACTCCCAGCCGAGGTGCCCGCCGGGGCAACAATGGTGGGCAACCCCTGGAACGGCAGCGCTCTGGCCTATGCCTTCTCGGGGCGGAAACTCCTGCAGTTGCACTTGCTGGGAGAAGTTCCATCCGACGCGACGAAGATCTTCGACGGACTGAACGAAGCGAACTCCGATCCCACGGTTTGCCCTGTGATCCGGCGCCTTCAGATCGGCTACGTACTGGATTTCGGCCACCAGGAAATTCGTGGATGGGATCACGGCTACCGTGGTCTCGATGACCTGGTGACCGATGGCGTTGCCAAGCTCGTGGATTCCGAGGGACAGGCCAGACTATTCAAATTGACTGCCTGCGGGCAATGA
- a CDS encoding ABC transporter ATP-binding protein, whose protein sequence is MQKLPDKELTAIEINAINKQFVLRHSRSLKETAVWLLKGRKGELTERFHALKDVELSIQQGESVALLGFNGSGKSTLLKHISGVMLPDSGTVRTRGRVAGLIEVGAGFHPDLTGRDNVYLNAAILGMTEPEIKDRFDSIIEFSEIGQFIDTEVKFYSSGMYLRLAFSVAVHTDPEVFLIDEILAVGDEPFQRKCIAKIQELARLGKTLVVVSHDLDLVSRICERGIVLRHGEVTFDGPIQEAVALLRSS, encoded by the coding sequence ATGCAGAAATTGCCCGATAAAGAACTTACCGCGATCGAGATCAACGCGATCAATAAACAATTTGTGCTCCGTCACTCCCGCTCGCTCAAAGAGACTGCGGTTTGGCTGCTCAAAGGGCGCAAAGGGGAGCTGACCGAGAGATTCCATGCGCTCAAGGACGTCGAGCTGTCGATCCAGCAGGGTGAGAGCGTGGCCCTCCTAGGCTTCAACGGCTCAGGCAAGTCTACGCTGCTCAAGCACATCTCGGGGGTCATGCTCCCGGACTCGGGGACCGTGCGGACGCGGGGCCGCGTCGCCGGTTTGATTGAGGTCGGCGCCGGTTTTCACCCGGACCTTACGGGTCGGGACAACGTCTACCTGAACGCTGCCATCCTTGGGATGACCGAGCCGGAAATCAAGGATCGCTTCGACTCGATTATCGAATTCTCCGAAATCGGGCAGTTCATCGACACCGAAGTCAAGTTCTATTCCTCGGGCATGTACCTCCGGCTGGCCTTTTCGGTAGCCGTCCACACCGACCCTGAAGTCTTTTTGATCGACGAGATTCTGGCAGTCGGAGACGAACCGTTTCAGCGGAAATGCATTGCCAAAATTCAGGAACTGGCACGTCTGGGCAAAACGCTCGTGGTGGTTAGCCACGACCTCGACCTGGTGTCGCGCATCTGTGAACGCGGTATCGTGCTCCGGCACGGTGAGGTTACCTTTGACGGCCCCATCCAAGAGGCGGTCGCCCTGCTTCGGTCCTCCTAA
- a CDS encoding helix-turn-helix domain-containing protein: MKRPSKSRGAPPKNAARAHYDQLMKQGMGNSEACRIVGISRSSGTRWRHGHTVVLKSGDVKKYAPISHQRPAVISARFLSESERITIADLLNARRSIRAIAMELGRSPSTVSREILLTPTQNRAISAI, translated from the coding sequence ATGAAGAGACCAAGCAAGTCCCGGGGTGCCCCTCCGAAGAACGCGGCACGGGCTCACTATGATCAGCTGATGAAGCAGGGAATGGGTAATTCCGAAGCGTGCCGGATCGTTGGAATCAGTCGTAGTTCCGGCACTCGATGGCGGCACGGCCACACGGTCGTTCTGAAGTCCGGAGACGTCAAGAAGTACGCTCCCATCTCCCATCAGAGGCCAGCCGTGATCTCCGCCCGGTTTCTCTCCGAGTCGGAACGGATCACGATCGCGGACCTCTTGAATGCTCGGCGTAGCATCCGTGCCATTGCCATGGAGCTCGGGCGGAGTCCGTCTACTGTGAGCAGGGAGATCCTGTTAACGCCAACCCAAAACAGGGCCATTAGTGCCATTTGA
- the wecB gene encoding UDP-N-acetylglucosamine 2-epimerase (non-hydrolyzing) has translation MTDAGRRLKVLTIVGTRPEIIRLAATIRRLDRSTDHVLVHTGQNYDYELNEVFFEDLGLRKPDHFLAADTTSLGAVLGSILAKTEQVLLLEKPDAMLVLGDTNSCISALMAKRLKIPVYHMEAGNRCFDENVPEETNRRLVDHVADYNLVYTEHARRNLLSEGLSPSRILLTGSPMKEVLQGNADAIAASDILEKESLTAGGYFMVSVHREENVDNPERLAEILKALQAVSEQYKLPVLVSTHPRTRKRLEDQPEELKSGLRFHPPFGFNDYVRLQKDARLVLSDSGTISEESSLLGFPAVTLRDSIERPESLDTAAIITTGVKADAIVDAIAIVLDQFETDGPPAVPADYQIADTSRRAVNFIRSTAHTHHKRAGIAVNLSAR, from the coding sequence ATGACCGACGCTGGCCGTAGGCTAAAAGTTCTAACCATTGTTGGCACAAGGCCCGAAATCATTCGCCTTGCCGCCACAATTCGACGTCTCGACAGAAGCACGGACCATGTGCTGGTGCACACCGGCCAGAACTACGACTACGAGTTGAATGAAGTCTTCTTCGAAGACCTGGGACTTCGCAAGCCTGATCATTTCCTGGCCGCCGACACGACGTCCCTCGGGGCGGTCTTGGGATCAATTTTGGCCAAGACGGAACAAGTCCTCCTGCTGGAGAAACCCGACGCCATGCTCGTCCTGGGGGACACTAACAGCTGTATCTCCGCCTTGATGGCTAAGCGCCTGAAAATCCCGGTTTACCACATGGAAGCAGGCAACCGATGCTTCGATGAAAACGTTCCCGAGGAGACGAACCGCCGTCTGGTGGACCACGTGGCGGACTATAACCTCGTCTATACCGAACATGCTCGGCGGAACCTGCTCTCTGAGGGCCTTAGCCCGTCCCGCATTCTGCTTACCGGATCCCCTATGAAGGAAGTGCTCCAGGGCAACGCCGATGCGATCGCGGCGAGCGATATTCTGGAGAAGGAGTCGCTGACCGCGGGCGGGTACTTCATGGTCAGCGTTCACCGGGAAGAAAACGTAGACAATCCTGAGCGCCTGGCTGAGATCCTGAAGGCGCTTCAGGCTGTGAGCGAGCAGTACAAGCTCCCTGTTCTCGTATCGACGCACCCCAGGACTCGGAAGCGACTGGAAGATCAGCCGGAAGAGCTCAAGAGCGGCCTGCGCTTCCACCCGCCGTTCGGCTTCAACGATTACGTGCGGCTTCAGAAGGACGCGAGACTCGTCCTTTCGGACAGCGGCACCATCAGCGAGGAATCTTCGCTGCTCGGTTTCCCCGCTGTCACTTTGCGGGATTCGATTGAACGGCCGGAATCGCTCGATACTGCCGCTATCATAACGACCGGCGTGAAGGCCGATGCCATAGTCGACGCCATCGCGATCGTCCTCGATCAGTTTGAGACGGATGGCCCACCAGCAGTCCCTGCGGACTACCAGATCGCCGATACTTCACGACGGGCTGTGAACTTTATCCGCTCAACTGCCCATACCCACCACAAACGGGCAGGAATCGCGGTCAACCTGAGCGCCCGGTAA
- a CDS encoding capsular biosynthesis protein — MTIAITGSNGFLGWHTRVLAHSLGMAVEPIALGDKFHAEDAVAAVEDAAMVVHVAGVNRGDDDAVRRGNELFAEQLARALESSNRKPSTVVYANSIQSGNGSSYGRGKEQAGRILEKAAEKIGARFVDVKLPNLFGEHGLPFYNSVVATFCHLAANGEPLKVNDDKELVLLHVQTAAEVLLGLHEPEDVLGLATTRLVSEVAALIEETAAQYSTGTIPDISDPFKRDMFNTYRSFLVGERLPVSLDRHEDARGAFFEIVRNRGGEGQSSFSTTAPGVTRGQHYHRRKVERFAVLSGTAEISMRKLFTDEVVSYQVDGRKPVAIDMPTMWSHNITNTGSDTLYTMFWINEIFDPTSPDTFPEEV; from the coding sequence GTGACGATCGCAATAACCGGTAGCAACGGCTTCTTGGGATGGCACACGAGGGTCCTCGCCCATTCCCTGGGCATGGCGGTGGAACCGATAGCTTTGGGTGATAAGTTCCATGCCGAAGATGCTGTCGCCGCAGTCGAGGATGCGGCCATGGTGGTTCACGTGGCGGGAGTCAACCGTGGTGATGACGACGCTGTCAGGCGGGGCAACGAGTTGTTCGCGGAACAACTAGCGCGGGCCCTTGAATCATCGAATCGGAAACCCTCCACCGTCGTTTATGCCAATTCCATCCAGTCGGGAAACGGTTCATCGTACGGGCGGGGCAAGGAGCAAGCGGGACGTATTCTGGAAAAGGCGGCGGAGAAGATTGGTGCCCGATTCGTTGACGTCAAGTTGCCCAATCTTTTCGGCGAACACGGGCTTCCCTTCTACAACTCCGTGGTTGCTACGTTCTGCCACCTCGCGGCCAATGGCGAGCCCTTGAAGGTTAACGACGACAAGGAACTGGTACTGCTCCACGTTCAAACAGCCGCGGAGGTCCTCCTCGGTCTTCACGAGCCGGAGGACGTGCTTGGACTCGCCACGACAAGGCTGGTCAGCGAGGTTGCTGCCTTGATCGAGGAGACCGCGGCGCAGTATTCCACCGGAACGATTCCCGACATATCCGACCCCTTTAAACGCGACATGTTTAACACCTACCGCTCATTCCTCGTGGGCGAGCGGCTCCCGGTATCGCTGGACCGGCATGAAGACGCAAGGGGGGCCTTCTTCGAAATTGTGCGCAACCGCGGAGGCGAGGGACAGTCATCGTTTTCGACGACGGCTCCGGGCGTAACCCGGGGGCAGCACTACCACCGGCGCAAGGTTGAACGATTTGCCGTGTTGTCTGGAACCGCAGAAATCTCCATGCGGAAGCTTTTCACTGATGAAGTCGTCAGCTACCAGGTCGATGGTCGGAAGCCTGTCGCCATAGACATGCCAACGATGTGGTCGCACAACATCACGAATACTGGATCCGATACGCTATACACGATGTTCTGGATCAACGAAATCTTCGATCCGACCTCTCCCGACACTTTCCCGGAGGAAGTATGA